From Canis lupus baileyi chromosome 16, mCanLup2.hap1, whole genome shotgun sequence, a single genomic window includes:
- the LOC140606396 gene encoding uncharacterized protein translates to MALSGCMVSSCHWGCGAVAARALQGRGGEGGGGRLGSAGYSPGTQETGRQTKELGSGAEAPGSGRAAMAEPGAAQTPETAEPCGGIPTTELRPSHLTPSVLCTPPRSAAVQWGAGIRGAVRREPRLLLRYEGKLEDSKGLLFWTHHFPQPPAFPPPAFFFFFFCILPHHATSSERRHFRGRFGPTHALPRARDAGREGSADCCQNTERVRGRGSLSGMAVAVGPRRGIAVLFPYPVGPAYLSGAPHEEDMAWAGGPSRPPSP, encoded by the coding sequence ATGGCGCTGTCGGGGTGTATGGTCTCCTCCTGTCACTGGGGCTGCGGGGCAGTGGCTGCCCGGGCTCtccaagggagaggaggagaagggggaggggggaggctgggCTCAGCAGGATACTCTCCGGGGACGCAGGAAACTGGCAGGCAGACGAAAGAGCTCGGGTCGGGGGCGGAGGCTCCAGGGTCCGGGAGAGCCGCAATGGCGGAACCGGGCGCAGCGCAGACTCCGGAAACGGCTGAGCCTTGCGGAGGGATCCCGACGACAGAACTCCGCCCAAGTCACCTCACCCCCTCCGTCTTATGTACCCCTCCACGGAGTGCCGCGGTGCAGTGGGGCGCAGGAATTCGGGGCGCAGTGCGCCGAGAACCTCGCTTGCTGCTGCGCTACGAGGGTAAATTAGAGGACTCAAAGGGACTACTTTTTTGGACTCATCACTTTCCCCAGCCTCCTGCTTTTCctccccccgcttttttttttttttttttttgcattttgccaCATCATGCGACTAGCAGTGAGCGACGTCATTTCCGTGGGCGCTTCGGTCCCACCCACGCACTTCCGCGTGCACGTGATGCTGGTCGGGAAGGGTCGGCTGACTGCTGCCAGAATACAGAGCGAGTTCGGGGGAGAGGCAGTCTCTCGGGAATGGCTGTGGCTGTTGGGCCGCGTCGGGGCATAGCGGTGCTATTCCCATACCCTGTGGGCCCTGCCTATTTAAGCGGAGCCCCTCACGAAGAGGACATGGCTTGGGCAGGTGGGCCCAGCCGCCCGCCCTCTCCGTGA